One window of Alteromonas sp. LMIT006 genomic DNA carries:
- a CDS encoding isoprenylcysteine carboxylmethyltransferase family protein — protein sequence MNETYDYGLWSMVILNSAIFIFFAFSFVKPKTSTDWRSLGAFSAFIVALFTEMYGFPLTIYFLSGWLTENYPEVNFFAHENGHLLHTFFGLEGDAHWDPFHIASMVFIVAGFFMLSSAWNVLHHAQKHHQLATTGWYARCRHPQYVAFILIMFGFLLQWPTIPTLAMFPILVVVYVKLAKREETQAIAEFGSEYHSYMESTPSWIPNFNKNIEGKNHENVR from the coding sequence ATGAATGAGACATATGATTATGGCTTATGGTCAATGGTGATACTGAATTCAGCAATTTTTATCTTTTTTGCCTTTAGTTTTGTCAAACCAAAAACATCAACTGATTGGCGAAGCCTAGGAGCGTTCTCCGCCTTTATTGTCGCCCTATTTACTGAAATGTATGGCTTTCCTTTAACTATCTATTTTTTGTCTGGATGGTTAACTGAAAATTACCCAGAAGTTAACTTCTTTGCGCATGAAAATGGGCACTTATTACATACTTTCTTTGGTTTGGAAGGTGATGCCCATTGGGACCCATTTCATATAGCGAGTATGGTGTTTATTGTGGCAGGTTTCTTTATGTTGTCTTCAGCATGGAACGTATTGCATCACGCGCAAAAACACCATCAATTGGCTACTACAGGATGGTACGCGAGGTGTCGTCACCCACAGTACGTAGCTTTCATTCTAATCATGTTCGGCTTTTTATTGCAGTGGCCGACCATCCCAACACTTGCGATGTTTCCAATCTTAGTCGTTGTTTACGTCAAGCTAGCGAAACGCGAAGAGACACAAGCTATTGCCGAGTTTGGTTCGGAGTACCATAGCTATATGGAATCGACACCAAGTTGGATTCCAAATTTTAATAAGAACATAGAAGGTAAAAATCATGAAAATGTTAGGTAA
- a CDS encoding HAMP domain-containing sensor histidine kinase — translation MAINNVASESFNVSLGELIGTPFEKFMLSLGITELDNTQVGQSFTISTANYGVREVEFRKGILFDYINLDRPNETSVKLIVYEFTDITEATRIKKSLIAARDRAISENKLRNEMIAKLSHELKTPLHGLIGLSDLLKMRFVGDISAKEKQIVDSLQKSAYLMKDVIDYTLKSSTLIDTIDNKNFCVIDAHSLIQDIINLVQPVADKHEIEIIFECSNCTVYAEPRGIRQVLINIFENAIKYNVHRGKVSISCSETEYGQVQITVTDTGVGMTEEEKKRCIEPYQRFSNKEGSGLGLPIAESLVRAMGGHLEISSTKNVGTTMVIRLSQLITGN, via the coding sequence TTGGCCATCAATAACGTTGCCTCTGAGTCTTTCAATGTGAGCTTGGGCGAACTCATTGGCACGCCCTTTGAAAAATTCATGCTATCGCTGGGCATTACCGAATTGGACAACACCCAGGTTGGACAAAGTTTTACAATTAGTACTGCAAATTACGGCGTCAGAGAAGTCGAGTTCAGAAAGGGGATTTTGTTTGATTATATCAACCTTGATAGACCCAATGAAACCTCGGTAAAACTCATCGTCTATGAGTTTACTGACATCACAGAAGCCACACGCATCAAAAAATCATTAATTGCAGCACGTGACCGGGCCATTTCTGAAAATAAACTCCGCAACGAGATGATCGCCAAGCTTTCTCATGAACTAAAAACCCCTTTGCATGGCTTAATTGGTTTGTCTGACTTGTTAAAAATGCGTTTTGTCGGTGATATTTCAGCAAAAGAAAAGCAAATTGTTGATTCGCTACAAAAATCTGCGTATTTAATGAAAGATGTGATTGATTACACACTAAAAAGCTCGACACTCATTGATACTATCGACAATAAAAATTTCTGTGTCATTGATGCTCATTCACTCATCCAAGACATCATTAATTTAGTTCAACCTGTCGCCGACAAGCATGAAATTGAGATTATCTTCGAATGTAGTAACTGCACTGTGTATGCAGAACCAAGGGGAATTCGACAAGTATTGATCAACATTTTTGAAAATGCCATCAAATATAATGTGCATCGTGGGAAGGTGAGTATCAGCTGTTCAGAGACAGAATATGGTCAAGTTCAAATCACGGTCACAGATACGGGTGTCGGCATGACTGAAGAAGAGAAAAAGCGATGCATTGAACCTTATCAGCGATTTTCAAATAAGGAAGGGTCTGGTCTTGGACTCCCAATTGCTGAAAGCTTAGTAAGAGCCATGGGAGGACACCTCGAGATATCCTCCACCAAAAACGTAGGCACTACTATGGTGATTCGATTAAGTCAACTTATTACAGGTAATTAG
- a CDS encoding cupredoxin domain-containing protein yields MMIINLLGLVLIAMIVWWFWLYKPNKTIVQDSEVLIEVRDGVYSPSSIQVSASQPVTLKFMRKDQSPCAETMLIPSLEISEQLKLNEITQITLLNLSPGEHEFHCQMQMYRGVLKVV; encoded by the coding sequence ATGATGATAATTAACTTATTAGGCTTAGTGTTAATTGCAATGATTGTTTGGTGGTTTTGGCTATACAAACCCAATAAAACAATTGTTCAAGATAGTGAAGTACTCATTGAAGTGAGGGATGGCGTGTATTCACCATCCTCAATTCAAGTGTCTGCTAGCCAGCCTGTCACTCTGAAGTTTATGCGCAAAGATCAATCACCCTGCGCTGAAACAATGCTTATTCCATCATTGGAGATAAGTGAGCAGCTTAAATTAAATGAAATTACTCAAATTACCTTATTGAACTTATCACCGGGAGAGCATGAGTTTCATTGTCAGATGCAAATGTATCGCGGTGTCTTAAAGGTCGTTTAG
- a CDS encoding heavy metal translocating P-type ATPase, with the protein MEKVSHNQQLIIEGAGCASCVGKIEGALKATLGVVSAEMNFADRTVTVYGTAKTKELIKAVESVGYNAKPIDDSSATDALDEKEAADWAYYKKLMRDTFIALSLGVPLMIYSIVVGEMTVETNLERISWLVVGILTFGVMYFSGKHFYVGAWKSFKNHSANMDTLIALGTGTAWLYSMVVVFAPDAVPLMARHVYFEATAMIIGLIDLGLALEIKARGKTSEAIKRLIGLQAKTATVVRDNKEVQIGIEQVLFNDIVKVKPGEKIPVDGVVLEGHTSIDESMLTGEPMPAEKAEEDEVVAGTLNKSGMILFRATRVGKDTALAQIINMVKRAQNSKPPIGRLADVISAFFVPVVMITSVLSALAWLNFGPEPAIAFAIVSATTVLIIACPCALGLATPMSVMVGVGKAAEAGVLIRNGEALQTASKITAMILDKTGTITEGAPKVTDIILAKATDEKDVLQLAASLESGSEHPLAQAIVESALDQDIELLKIEAFNAITGFGVEANCNNKALLFGNDKLMKLKGIDLTGFVGKAQSLAKEAKTPMYFAVDGELAAIIAVADPIKSDSISAIQRLQANGIRVIMLTGDNKETAAAVAKKAGISEFFAEVLPEDKANKVKELQGSGEIVGMTGDGINDAPALALADVGFAIGTGTDVAIESADITLMRGSLHGLADAIAVSKATLRNIKQNLFGAFVYNVAGIPFAAGVLYPFFGILLSPVIAGAAMAFSSLTVVSNANRLRFFKAQNS; encoded by the coding sequence TTGGAGAAAGTATCACATAACCAACAGCTTATCATTGAAGGTGCTGGGTGTGCTAGCTGTGTAGGCAAAATTGAAGGGGCGTTGAAGGCAACTCTTGGAGTCGTCAGTGCGGAAATGAATTTTGCTGATAGGACAGTAACAGTTTATGGGACAGCTAAAACAAAAGAATTGATCAAAGCTGTTGAGTCAGTGGGGTATAACGCGAAGCCAATTGATGATAGCTCAGCAACAGATGCGCTTGATGAGAAAGAGGCGGCTGATTGGGCATATTATAAGAAGCTAATGCGCGATACGTTTATTGCCCTTTCACTCGGCGTTCCTTTGATGATCTACAGCATTGTAGTTGGAGAAATGACGGTTGAAACAAACCTTGAACGAATTTCTTGGTTGGTTGTAGGCATTTTAACTTTTGGTGTTATGTATTTTTCAGGCAAGCATTTCTATGTAGGAGCATGGAAGAGCTTCAAAAATCATTCAGCCAATATGGACACCCTAATTGCTTTAGGAACAGGCACGGCTTGGTTGTATTCGATGGTTGTCGTGTTTGCACCTGACGCTGTTCCATTGATGGCACGGCATGTTTATTTTGAAGCTACCGCCATGATCATTGGCTTAATTGATTTAGGTTTAGCATTAGAAATCAAAGCCAGAGGTAAAACCTCTGAGGCCATTAAACGTCTTATCGGCTTGCAAGCCAAAACAGCAACCGTGGTTCGTGACAACAAAGAAGTTCAGATAGGTATTGAGCAGGTTTTATTTAACGATATTGTGAAGGTAAAACCGGGTGAAAAAATTCCCGTCGATGGCGTGGTATTGGAAGGACACACCTCTATTGATGAGTCCATGCTGACAGGCGAACCTATGCCTGCTGAAAAAGCTGAAGAAGATGAGGTTGTCGCAGGTACTTTGAACAAATCAGGCATGATTTTATTTAGAGCCACACGCGTTGGTAAAGACACGGCGCTTGCACAAATCATCAATATGGTGAAACGAGCACAAAATTCAAAACCGCCGATTGGCCGTTTGGCCGATGTTATTTCAGCTTTTTTCGTACCTGTCGTGATGATTACCTCTGTGTTAAGTGCGCTAGCATGGCTTAACTTTGGACCTGAGCCAGCCATTGCTTTTGCCATCGTTTCAGCAACTACTGTGCTTATTATTGCCTGCCCGTGTGCTTTAGGCTTGGCAACACCCATGTCTGTCATGGTGGGAGTAGGAAAAGCAGCAGAAGCCGGAGTGCTTATTCGCAACGGTGAGGCACTGCAAACCGCCTCTAAAATCACTGCCATGATTTTAGATAAAACGGGCACTATTACTGAAGGGGCACCTAAGGTAACCGATATTATTTTAGCAAAAGCTACTGACGAAAAAGACGTACTACAGCTTGCAGCAAGTTTAGAAAGCGGCTCAGAGCATCCTTTAGCGCAAGCGATTGTTGAAAGTGCGTTAGATCAGGATATTGAGTTACTAAAAATTGAAGCCTTTAACGCCATTACGGGTTTTGGTGTAGAAGCAAACTGCAACAATAAAGCCCTGCTTTTCGGTAACGATAAACTAATGAAGTTAAAAGGCATAGACCTCACTGGCTTTGTTGGAAAAGCCCAGTCTTTAGCAAAAGAAGCTAAAACACCTATGTATTTTGCTGTTGATGGTGAGCTTGCCGCAATAATTGCTGTTGCAGATCCAATCAAGTCTGACTCAATCTCTGCTATCCAACGTCTTCAGGCCAATGGTATACGCGTCATCATGCTAACGGGGGATAACAAGGAAACCGCTGCCGCTGTTGCCAAAAAAGCGGGCATTAGCGAGTTTTTTGCTGAAGTGCTGCCAGAAGACAAAGCCAACAAGGTGAAAGAGCTACAAGGCAGTGGCGAAATCGTTGGTATGACAGGTGATGGCATCAACGATGCTCCGGCGCTAGCGTTAGCTGATGTTGGTTTTGCTATAGGCACAGGTACAGACGTTGCGATTGAAAGCGCGGATATTACCCTGATGCGTGGTTCACTTCATGGCCTTGCTGATGCCATCGCGGTAAGCAAAGCGACTTTACGAAATATCAAACAAAACTTGTTTGGCGCGTTTGTCTATAACGTAGCCGGGATTCCTTTTGCTGCGGGGGTTCTATACCCCTTCTTTGGCATTCTGCTTAGCCCTGTAATTGCTGGTGCTGCAATGGCGTTTTCGTCATTGACCGTAGTGTCAAATGCAAATCGACTTCGCTTTTTTAAAGCCCAAAACTCATAG
- a CDS encoding biliverdin-producing heme oxygenase, translating to MERQLAKHFIPFSAVSAVKEATRAVHQQMESCHAMRRLMADDVTLLEYQSILMQWQLWTDKNMVHIASQLKSLAIFDLVDRLERFNIIQKDIARIVEMEEYILANQNALQMLPLGAVTSIDLASPEQALGAFYVLEGSTLGGAMITRHLKHHFGDQIPCQFYNGYGMGTPSKWHNFLKHFEQCIATEVDLDDACIGANAVFSSLLQTFQGHKQSAMGLVQ from the coding sequence ATGGAGCGACAACTAGCAAAACATTTTATCCCTTTTTCTGCCGTATCTGCAGTAAAGGAAGCGACTCGAGCTGTACACCAACAGATGGAAAGCTGTCATGCGATGCGCCGGTTAATGGCCGATGACGTCACTTTATTAGAATATCAAAGTATTTTGATGCAATGGCAATTATGGACTGACAAAAACATGGTGCATATTGCTTCTCAACTTAAGAGCCTTGCTATATTTGATCTTGTCGACAGATTAGAACGATTTAACATTATACAGAAAGATATTGCGCGGATTGTTGAGATGGAAGAATACATTTTGGCAAATCAAAACGCCCTTCAAATGCTCCCACTTGGCGCTGTAACCTCAATCGACCTAGCTAGTCCAGAACAAGCTCTTGGCGCATTCTATGTTTTGGAAGGATCCACTTTGGGTGGAGCTATGATTACACGCCATCTTAAACACCATTTTGGCGACCAGATACCTTGTCAGTTTTACAATGGTTATGGCATGGGAACGCCTAGCAAATGGCACAACTTTTTGAAACATTTTGAGCAATGTATCGCTACTGAAGTTGATTTAGATGATGCGTGTATAGGAGCTAATGCAGTGTTTTCTTCTTTATTGCAAACGTTTCAGGGTCACAAGCAAAGCGCCATGGGGTTGGTGCAATAA
- a CDS encoding cation transporter: MSDLDHRVGVREQNLVVRNLKLSNVTEESCDELVKEIDQLFGIDEVSYNIKEGEIHLAYDAANVSLDGIEVVIRKYGVDVHDDWWTHTKESYYKFVDQNIKDNSVHKPWSCHQAPSGAGRKNK; this comes from the coding sequence ATGAGCGATTTAGATCATAGAGTTGGCGTTAGAGAGCAAAATTTAGTTGTTCGAAATCTAAAGCTTAGCAATGTCACAGAAGAAAGCTGTGACGAGTTAGTAAAAGAAATAGATCAGCTTTTTGGTATAGATGAAGTTAGTTACAACATCAAAGAAGGTGAAATACACCTTGCCTATGATGCCGCAAACGTAAGCCTTGATGGGATTGAGGTGGTAATCCGTAAGTATGGCGTAGATGTTCATGATGATTGGTGGACACATACTAAAGAAAGTTACTATAAATTTGTTGATCAGAACATCAAAGATAACTCTGTTCATAAGCCTTGGAGTTGTCATCAAGCACCTTCGGGGGCTGGCCGGAAAAACAAATGA
- a CDS encoding DUF2933 domain-containing protein — MKNQHPNFWSTPTGWAALVLIAAATYFLIFEHGQHVLQFLPYLILLLCPLMHVFMHGSHGKHGHDHSHAPDDKKEESFQELTDKNEAYRDGYIQGLEEGRKELHKKENSDE; from the coding sequence ATGAAAAATCAACACCCTAATTTTTGGTCAACACCTACAGGTTGGGCTGCATTGGTGCTTATTGCCGCAGCCACCTATTTTTTAATCTTTGAACATGGACAACATGTTCTGCAATTTCTTCCCTATTTAATTTTGCTGTTATGTCCTTTGATGCATGTATTTATGCATGGCAGTCACGGCAAACATGGTCACGATCATTCACATGCGCCTGATGACAAAAAGGAAGAGAGCTTTCAAGAACTCACGGATAAAAATGAAGCCTATCGCGATGGCTACATACAAGGGTTAGAAGAAGGACGCAAGGAATTGCATAAGAAGGAGAACAGTGATGAATGA